A genomic segment from Methanoplanus limicola DSM 2279 encodes:
- a CDS encoding cellulosome anchoring protein cohesin region has protein sequence MKKLKLISLAFLCIALIFGVASAATLSINPADTDLAMGEKALLAVNVADVQGLGSFDIDVTWDSSIVSLSDGTDVIAGPSIDNLQSNVQRGRVRLAGLNSTLEGISGSETLCYLNFTGVGDNGQTSDVNIKVNRYGFLNSTFGKDIPVDQINQGKITARVSNTIDARIGVAGREVPDDKETTIKATVANQRNYETSKLNVNVTFTKDSAEVKKETYSDVVIAPGGKFIRDIAWTPGAEGLYLVNITVTSEDAVKGRPSDEKSINAIDYQLDIIGDHAYGYSSARVDNWFYFYFRVEANKAGNVILNVNAPEGFEIYGGENQTKYLYNSNYNYVYVHMRTSNPGNYAGDDFTFNMSANGKSDSIKGRDIRIYVPSMEVNSIGTEVVSDGSSADFIFNTLHTNNTNRNSTVIVAQLGAQGRTLSGLGYLVGYPYGCVEQTTSKMMASLNVKNYYLGRDDPPDDFDRIRNRANESVERGINVLVNGKLRGQHDDGGWSLWGYGSSEASSSSYASYTLAKINRTDEDLRHLLNGKISSGGTVQPNTVNFDMLIKWFNKNHKTESGTMYWEWEAPVCHSWTSQSNTPFVMLIHSMINETCEVKGEYKDYMLRNMENATKYVVNNINTGRISGDDKNMATALSLWGLEAFGITSADVSQEALDTAKTTAREYLIEAQSKEDGSWSTGSKYGWSNTGRITESTAYAILALNATGITGDNTTITDGINWLVNQYENGGKWGYTWASQAAIDALITCQGSVKTSGTVSVDIDSGSIVKNVALSDAAGTQRVEVTLTEDEMKTLMSGGTRTRGITGNPFGEVRYHTVDVTLTGDGPVIVSVENTQWAPLNEIDNLIRNSQTIQDLDAGETVHFTMFNRNIDDSAEIDDISNFTLAYSSSPDPLVVGKEGEITVGVTSDVDLFSPMIEVPIAGFVFDNTSGINDKSISFEVLNSTANAEQDSIFIQPEQWVADTPYSYSFKVTPDDYGTLNMSFRIIPLYDDEKVAIAGHNFDVTGNGSVTINVQNENYNAVKADNITVDGVKVFDTSSYTFSDLPIGNFSLSVKKADYPEVHGTVGITYNKTSIYNVTMPTSMDEPVLIFSEGDSGSIAGSSHTPGVLSAMKKENMTYNVSVMGEGGRLAIALKFPMRYLMTDPVVKLNGVVLGADEYELTRGTFVYDKDSGTYSTTDSTLVIYNSPSGTNYIELEFEGGIWGDADNSGEVDLFDALDILDFYLGNIEGFDTYDYPNVDDLNSDTIDLFDALKVLDRYLGNVNEFYN, from the coding sequence ATGAAAAAACTTAAATTAATATCTCTGGCATTCCTCTGTATTGCATTGATATTTGGTGTTGCCTCTGCGGCAACATTATCTATTAATCCTGCTGATACAGATTTAGCCATGGGAGAAAAAGCTCTGCTTGCTGTTAATGTAGCAGATGTGCAGGGTCTTGGCAGTTTTGATATTGATGTAACGTGGGATTCTTCCATTGTTTCATTGTCAGATGGAACTGATGTTATAGCAGGACCTTCGATAGATAATTTACAGAGTAATGTTCAGAGGGGGCGTGTCCGTCTTGCAGGTCTGAATTCAACACTGGAAGGTATTTCCGGAAGTGAGACCCTCTGTTATCTGAATTTCACCGGTGTCGGGGACAATGGTCAGACTTCTGATGTTAATATAAAAGTTAACAGATATGGATTTCTGAATTCAACTTTTGGGAAGGATATCCCTGTTGATCAGATAAATCAGGGCAAAATTACAGCACGTGTTTCAAATACAATTGATGCACGTATAGGAGTTGCCGGAAGAGAAGTTCCCGATGATAAGGAGACAACAATTAAGGCAACTGTTGCAAATCAGCGCAATTATGAAACTTCAAAGCTTAATGTTAATGTAACATTTACCAAAGATAGTGCTGAAGTTAAGAAAGAAACTTACAGCGATGTTGTCATAGCTCCGGGAGGAAAATTCATACGTGATATTGCATGGACTCCTGGTGCAGAGGGCCTTTATCTTGTCAATATTACAGTTACCTCCGAGGATGCCGTAAAGGGTAGGCCTTCAGATGAGAAGTCTATTAATGCTATTGATTATCAGCTGGACATAATTGGTGATCATGCTTATGGATATAGTAGTGCCAGGGTTGACAACTGGTTTTATTTCTATTTCAGGGTTGAAGCAAATAAGGCCGGGAATGTTATTCTAAATGTTAACGCTCCTGAGGGTTTTGAAATTTACGGCGGTGAAAACCAGACAAAATATCTCTACAACAGCAATTATAATTATGTTTATGTCCATATGAGAACCAGCAATCCCGGAAATTATGCAGGTGATGATTTTACATTTAATATGTCTGCTAATGGGAAATCTGATTCTATAAAGGGCAGGGATATCAGGATTTATGTTCCTTCAATGGAAGTGAATTCAATTGGAACAGAGGTGGTCTCTGATGGTAGTTCAGCAGATTTTATATTCAATACACTTCACACTAATAATACCAACCGGAATTCCACAGTAATTGTGGCACAGCTTGGTGCACAGGGAAGAACATTATCAGGTCTTGGATATCTGGTGGGCTACCCGTACGGCTGTGTGGAGCAGACTACATCAAAGATGATGGCTTCTTTAAATGTAAAGAACTATTATCTTGGACGCGATGATCCCCCTGATGATTTCGATCGGATCCGTAACAGAGCCAATGAATCAGTTGAAAGAGGTATTAATGTACTTGTGAATGGCAAACTGCGTGGTCAGCATGATGATGGCGGATGGAGTCTCTGGGGCTATGGAAGTTCGGAGGCATCTTCAAGTTCCTATGCAAGCTACACTCTGGCAAAGATTAACAGGACCGATGAGGATTTAAGACACCTGCTTAATGGTAAGATCTCTTCGGGCGGTACAGTACAACCCAATACTGTTAACTTTGATATGCTGATTAAGTGGTTTAATAAAAATCATAAAACAGAATCAGGCACGATGTACTGGGAGTGGGAGGCACCTGTATGTCATTCATGGACATCTCAGTCCAATACTCCGTTTGTAATGCTTATACATTCAATGATCAATGAAACCTGTGAGGTTAAAGGAGAATATAAGGATTATATGCTACGGAATATGGAGAATGCAACAAAGTACGTTGTCAATAATATTAACACCGGCAGGATCTCCGGAGATGACAAAAACATGGCAACAGCCCTCAGTCTCTGGGGTCTGGAAGCGTTTGGTATCACTTCTGCTGATGTAAGTCAGGAAGCTCTTGATACTGCAAAAACGACAGCCAGGGAATATCTTATTGAGGCACAGAGTAAGGAGGATGGTTCATGGTCAACAGGATCGAAGTACGGCTGGTCAAATACAGGTCGTATAACAGAGAGCACAGCATATGCAATTCTTGCACTTAATGCAACAGGAATTACTGGTGATAATACAACTATAACTGATGGTATTAACTGGCTTGTTAATCAGTATGAAAATGGTGGAAAGTGGGGTTATACATGGGCAAGTCAGGCAGCTATTGATGCTTTAATCACATGCCAGGGCAGTGTTAAGACTTCAGGTACAGTCAGTGTTGATATTGACAGTGGCAGTATTGTTAAGAATGTGGCTTTAAGTGATGCTGCCGGTACACAACGTGTTGAGGTGACACTGACTGAGGATGAGATGAAAACTCTGATGAGCGGTGGAACTCGTACGAGGGGCATAACCGGGAATCCATTTGGTGAGGTCAGGTATCATACAGTGGATGTTACTCTGACAGGTGACGGCCCGGTTATTGTTTCAGTGGAGAACACCCAGTGGGCGCCACTTAATGAGATTGACAATTTAATCAGAAATTCACAGACTATTCAGGATCTTGATGCCGGAGAAACCGTTCATTTCACAATGTTTAACCGGAATATTGACGATTCAGCTGAGATTGATGACATAAGCAACTTTACACTTGCATACAGTTCTTCTCCTGATCCATTGGTTGTAGGTAAGGAGGGAGAAATTACTGTTGGTGTAACGTCTGATGTTGACTTATTCTCGCCGATGATTGAGGTTCCGATTGCAGGATTTGTCTTTGATAATACCTCAGGTATAAATGATAAATCAATTTCGTTTGAGGTGTTAAACAGCACTGCTAATGCAGAACAGGATTCGATATTTATCCAGCCGGAACAGTGGGTGGCAGATACTCCGTATTCCTACTCCTTTAAAGTAACTCCAGATGACTATGGCACGCTTAACATGTCATTCAGAATAATTCCTCTGTATGATGATGAGAAGGTTGCAATTGCCGGACATAATTTCGATGTGACCGGAAACGGCAGTGTTACTATCAACGTCCAGAATGAAAATTATAATGCAGTTAAGGCGGACAATATTACTGTTGACGGAGTGAAGGTATTTGATACATCAAGCTATACTTTCAGTGATCTTCCGATTGGCAATTTCTCCTTAAGTGTGAAAAAGGCTGATTATCCGGAGGTACACGGTACAGTAGGAATTACTTATAATAAAACATCAATTTACAATGTGACAATGCCGACATCAATGGATGAACCTGTTCTGATTTTCTCAGAAGGGGATTCCGGAAGTATAGCCGGTAGTTCACATACTCCGGGTGTCCTTAGTGCAATGAAAAAAGAGAACATGACTTATAATGTTTCAGTTATGGGTGAGGGTGGAAGACTTGCTATTGCTCTTAAATTCCCGATGCGCTATCTGATGACTGATCCGGTTGTTAAACTCAATGGCGTTGTACTTGGTGCTGATGAATATGAATTAACTCGTGGAACATTTGTTTACGACAAAGATTCGGGAACATACTCAACTACAGATTCTACGCTTGTAATTTACAATTCACCATCCGGAACAAATTACATTGAGCTTGAGTTTGAAGGGGGTATTTGGGGTGATGCAGACAATAGTGGAGAAGTAGATCTCTTCGATGCACTTGATATTCTTGATTTCTATCTGGGTAATATTGAAGGATTTGATACCTATGATTACCCCAATGTAGATGACCTAAATTCAGATACGATTGATCTGTTTGATGCCCTAAAAGTTCTTGACAGATATCTTGGCAATGTGAATGAATTCTATAATTAG
- a CDS encoding PKD domain-containing protein: protein MMILKKGSLLLIILLISAFTGSVAAGGTGVLSSSNATDVKVGEIGYVIYSVDNNFNPLLWSMGCKIYYDSDVAEPIDSEKISSYASRGNTYESGMKLSLLDLNKDGIPNGETGIYNFSFRSKKNDGSRMELGIVIDLAKDVGGNTITNSYTSVNGTFVTLDEVAPVINNITTSANVAKDFKVTGFITEVGGMGSANATVSNTTASQVYNLTLTNLGSGLYSYSADVSWPVFETGVKITVNAVDAKDNHADAVEKTVNVVNAGFSSAVPEGYIKTRPVNASAYMNNIDQATVTMIIGGNVAPTNLALTFLSGNTGYVIGDLTPLSPLADGNYWVNVSGTDTIAGDKRHLNWTFVLDTATPTLALTITDSDGDGYIEANEDLTFNWNAGSFGASGFKNVEIIDKKTSSVLWTDDSGPSGVAVQNFTEGNRDLSFRAYSNAGNYAAEDFHLYNNYIVWINSTKFGTISGIETNYTAMVSLDLTDTSNVMLYNGSSVNLPAIGTVSRNVTGTGQVTSDTYVTVDKNANATYPGADTYQKVGYYGPSDVIDFEITAPAITHANVLLMEANETYINQLVDQKSVSGINYTELIRKTAYIFIEGGWTKITVLDDGTFIQDEIVGNRLTVEGSITDTLKKIENQVDFSTGYRLSEDCVIGTNKTITPAVGDYALGAISFDAERIGIIGVMPVVFTESTDQGTVSGTRFAANSSFDAGFTDNCKYFGVGVYRDTEYNASVLIDFAKINADMISAELKAGGVPATQKLWHNIYISPDSGNYAYAKNSNNLTFDLSGLKVGNYKAVLAGLSNKGTAQAVGVHDFTILPPLPVANFTAEPLVGTAPLTVNFTDSSLYSPTTWEWYYSADKGSNWTLFDTVQNPVNVFTPGNYSIMLNVTNANGAGSKSIIDYIQVNAPALVPVANFTATPLSGQVPLTVQFNDTSINYPTTWGWYYSANGGTTWNNFSMCQNPSYQFASTGTYSIMLNVSNAFGGNSTSKISYITVSAAPTPVPTPVPGPSGGGGGGGGGYSGGFGPTVPSYQYTGEGVLETNNLGQVQGNVEVVSPDGGAKLLLSNGVQVLDANGRALSEVSVTQAQAGSVPGTSGALYKFGDFVYECLPAGAQFDPSIDIKFELTEAQFNALNPGQTFSVRYYDGASWVEVPTYVNPNTREVIGEITHFTYYALMAVGGTSAPVVPGAEVVPTEQPTGAVTPTGEETPSPDEGMPGWIWIVLIVVIIAVAGAVFYLYKEGKLGGSNS from the coding sequence ATGATGATTCTTAAGAAAGGTTCGTTGTTATTAATTATTTTATTAATTTCTGCTTTCACAGGATCTGTTGCTGCTGGAGGAACCGGTGTTCTAAGTTCTTCCAATGCTACAGATGTAAAAGTAGGAGAAATTGGCTATGTCATATATTCGGTCGATAATAACTTTAATCCGCTGTTATGGTCAATGGGTTGTAAAATCTATTATGATTCAGATGTAGCTGAACCGATAGATTCGGAAAAGATTAGCAGTTATGCTTCCAGAGGTAATACTTATGAATCGGGTATGAAATTGAGTTTGCTGGATTTAAATAAAGATGGTATTCCAAATGGGGAAACCGGTATTTATAATTTCTCATTCCGATCAAAAAAGAATGATGGGAGCAGGATGGAACTTGGTATAGTTATTGATCTGGCTAAAGATGTTGGTGGCAATACTATTACTAATAGTTATACTTCCGTAAACGGTACATTTGTCACACTGGATGAAGTAGCACCTGTAATAAATAACATCACTACATCAGCAAATGTAGCAAAAGATTTCAAGGTTACCGGTTTTATTACTGAAGTGGGTGGAATGGGTTCTGCAAATGCAACTGTCAGTAATACCACAGCATCTCAGGTATATAATCTTACGCTGACTAATCTTGGAAGTGGTCTTTATAGTTATTCAGCCGATGTTTCATGGCCTGTGTTTGAAACCGGGGTGAAAATTACTGTCAATGCTGTAGATGCAAAAGACAACCATGCAGACGCGGTTGAGAAAACCGTTAATGTAGTTAATGCAGGATTCTCATCGGCAGTACCTGAGGGATATATCAAAACACGACCTGTCAATGCTTCGGCATATATGAATAATATTGACCAGGCTACGGTCACGATGATCATTGGTGGTAATGTTGCACCAACCAATCTTGCTTTAACGTTCCTTTCCGGAAACACCGGCTATGTAATTGGTGATCTGACTCCATTATCTCCGCTTGCAGATGGAAATTACTGGGTAAATGTCTCAGGTACAGATACAATTGCAGGTGATAAGCGTCATCTTAACTGGACATTTGTTCTGGATACAGCTACGCCTACACTCGCACTAACAATTACAGATTCTGACGGCGATGGTTACATCGAAGCAAACGAGGACCTTACCTTTAACTGGAATGCTGGTTCTTTTGGTGCAAGTGGATTTAAGAATGTTGAGATAATTGATAAAAAGACATCATCTGTATTATGGACTGATGATTCAGGTCCTTCAGGTGTAGCTGTTCAGAACTTTACTGAAGGCAACCGTGACCTCTCTTTCCGTGCATATAGCAATGCAGGAAATTATGCAGCAGAAGATTTCCATCTTTATAACAATTACATTGTATGGATTAATTCAACTAAGTTTGGGACAATTTCAGGAATTGAAACCAATTATACTGCAATGGTAAGTCTGGATCTTACAGATACAAGTAATGTAATGCTGTACAACGGAAGCAGTGTTAACCTTCCGGCTATTGGGACAGTTTCAAGAAATGTAACCGGTACTGGCCAGGTGACAAGTGATACATATGTTACAGTTGACAAAAATGCAAATGCTACATATCCGGGCGCTGATACTTACCAGAAAGTTGGATATTATGGTCCTTCTGATGTAATTGACTTTGAGATAACAGCTCCTGCTATCACACATGCCAATGTTCTTCTGATGGAGGCAAATGAGACTTACATTAATCAGCTGGTGGATCAGAAATCTGTGAGTGGAATTAATTATACTGAACTTATCAGGAAAACAGCTTACATCTTTATTGAAGGCGGCTGGACCAAAATAACTGTTCTTGACGATGGAACATTCATTCAGGATGAAATTGTGGGCAATCGTCTTACTGTAGAAGGTTCAATTACAGATACTTTGAAAAAGATTGAAAATCAGGTTGATTTTTCAACAGGTTATCGTTTAAGTGAGGACTGTGTAATTGGCACTAACAAGACTATAACTCCGGCAGTTGGCGATTATGCTCTTGGAGCAATTTCCTTTGATGCTGAACGTATTGGTATTATTGGTGTGATGCCGGTTGTATTTACCGAATCAACAGATCAGGGTACTGTTTCAGGGACGAGATTTGCAGCAAACAGTTCATTTGATGCAGGATTCACAGACAACTGTAAGTATTTCGGTGTTGGGGTATATCGCGATACAGAGTACAATGCTTCTGTACTGATAGACTTTGCAAAGATCAATGCAGATATGATCTCTGCTGAACTTAAAGCAGGTGGTGTTCCTGCAACACAGAAACTCTGGCATAATATCTACATAAGCCCGGATTCAGGCAATTATGCATATGCTAAGAACAGCAATAATCTGACCTTTGATCTTTCGGGACTTAAGGTCGGTAATTACAAGGCAGTTCTCGCTGGTCTGAGTAATAAAGGGACGGCACAGGCAGTAGGTGTTCATGACTTTACAATTCTGCCGCCATTGCCGGTAGCAAACTTCACTGCGGAACCACTGGTAGGTACAGCTCCTCTTACAGTGAATTTCACAGATTCAAGTTTATATTCTCCGACAACGTGGGAATGGTATTACAGCGCCGATAAAGGTTCAAACTGGACTTTATTCGATACTGTCCAGAACCCTGTAAATGTATTTACGCCAGGTAACTATTCGATAATGCTGAATGTGACAAATGCAAACGGAGCAGGCAGCAAATCAATAATTGATTACATTCAGGTGAATGCACCTGCACTTGTTCCGGTTGCGAACTTCACAGCAACACCACTAAGTGGCCAGGTTCCTCTGACTGTTCAGTTTAATGATACAAGTATCAATTATCCGACAACGTGGGGCTGGTATTACAGTGCTAATGGTGGAACAACCTGGAATAATTTCAGTATGTGCCAGAATCCATCATACCAGTTTGCTTCAACAGGAACTTATTCCATTATGCTAAATGTTAGCAATGCATTTGGAGGAAACAGCACTTCAAAGATTAGTTACATTACAGTAAGCGCTGCACCAACACCAGTGCCAACACCAGTACCAGGCCCATCCGGTGGTGGCGGCGGCGGTGGCGGCGGCTACTCCGGTGGATTTGGCCCGACAGTCCCTTCATATCAGTACACAGGTGAAGGAGTTTTAGAGACAAACAACCTTGGACAGGTTCAGGGTAATGTAGAAGTGGTATCACCTGACGGCGGAGCAAAACTGCTCCTCTCAAACGGTGTTCAGGTACTTGACGCAAACGGAAGAGCGCTCTCTGAGGTCTCTGTTACTCAGGCCCAGGCAGGATCAGTTCCGGGAACAAGCGGTGCTCTCTACAAGTTCGGGGACTTTGTCTATGAATGTCTGCCGGCAGGTGCACAGTTCGATCCGTCAATTGACATCAAATTTGAACTTACAGAAGCACAGTTCAATGCCCTCAATCCGGGCCAGACATTCTCTGTAAGGTACTATGACGGAGCATCATGGGTTGAAGTTCCGACATACGTCAATCCAAACACCCGTGAAGTCATAGGAGAAATAACACACTTCACCTACTATGCACTCATGGCAGTCGGAGGAACATCTGCACCGGTAGTTCCGGGAGCAGAGGTTGTGCCGACAGAACAGCCTACAGGAGCTGTTACACCAACCGGAGAGGAAACACCTTCACCTGATGAAGGAATGCCC
- a CDS encoding cohesin domain-containing protein produces the protein MKKLKVSLLLAMVLCLLIGGVSAYTELLVYSGNIVPPGGSTQVPVYVYGLDNAEGVSFNMSFDQTKVRVDGVTALGTDFPDSAVYANPNNDTGKLSVAITNNEGISANSRKTIAYITFSAVAVSGDSDLQFVAPSTYSTNFGPVEFNYTYSGQISVRNQRTIIAPNGNLIYGQGKYLPVQVDNISGAKSISVNLMYDGSYVSIENMATPYDGIIIDQGTEATNGKISEEQYYQMINSDSYKEYQDLISIDSPHGHNWAYIYLFIPDGLTTVVPQDIVNIFFTPTETAGTANLTAYGSYSDGDDNNRISPDTAFPFDRNVPGQIVTSGGGVTPGGDIRAESGILPLESSRAFPVQIKGTTGCAGYSFEAQWNYEDLSINSVTLNSSAAGVGVTIDHMQNGTYWGEPKAYCTLSIGNLSGFNNDNWASLVDFSFTPNTTRMGDTWFNISDESWDAPLSHVVPKDNVTIYNPAISVGNGVITIIDTEPLPDFVPSVDAPHIVKINRDDMVHVKGLYLYVSNLGTADFNSSGVEVPVIAELGNFSEKTKFDKIVKVGDTVQVLGLNIDMSAKDYGIDPETTELPQDKVIKVTVNPEPRVVEEKNYQNNSVNHSLRVTAPDLAAEIVAPAKTTQSVLTPIGINITNLGEVPSVNTTLVYEITNGEIETIQIPALDPNGSVMIWKNMTLVTGEYLVQANVNPNHLTDYETTYSNNRVNKTITSYDVPQVKIEMPKDVVYIPGTEVKIPVIVKNVDDLAAFQMTFAYDSPALTVKDVQAGEIGGFYKNLLNGSAIFNGAQVSGLTGDITTATIIVNVSGKSGDTSKLNLDAELWDNNGLEIPVSVTNGNALVMLYGDANNDGKVNQADTLKVLKWVVGIDADNPISGTTRFTQVDVTRNNYVDVGDAMFISQHNVGLRDEYFDIILK, from the coding sequence ATGAAAAAATTAAAGGTATCGCTATTGCTGGCTATGGTTCTGTGCCTGCTCATTGGAGGAGTCAGTGCATATACAGAACTTTTAGTATATTCTGGCAATATTGTCCCGCCCGGAGGATCCACTCAGGTTCCGGTTTATGTGTACGGGCTTGACAATGCAGAAGGAGTCTCATTTAATATGAGCTTTGATCAGACTAAAGTTAGAGTTGATGGCGTCACTGCTCTCGGAACGGATTTTCCTGATTCAGCTGTTTATGCAAATCCGAACAATGATACAGGGAAATTATCTGTTGCAATTACAAATAATGAAGGAATAAGTGCTAATTCCAGGAAAACTATTGCATATATCACCTTCTCAGCAGTTGCTGTAAGTGGTGATTCAGATTTACAATTTGTAGCCCCTTCAACTTACAGTACCAACTTTGGTCCGGTTGAGTTTAACTATACTTATTCCGGACAGATAAGTGTACGTAATCAAAGAACTATTATTGCACCTAATGGAAATCTGATCTATGGTCAGGGTAAATATCTGCCGGTTCAGGTCGATAATATTTCTGGTGCAAAATCAATCAGTGTTAATCTGATGTATGATGGCAGTTATGTCTCAATTGAAAATATGGCAACACCTTATGATGGAATAATTATTGACCAGGGTACTGAAGCAACCAATGGCAAAATTAGTGAGGAACAATATTATCAAATGATAAACTCTGATTCTTATAAAGAGTATCAGGATTTAATCAGTATTGATTCTCCTCACGGTCATAACTGGGCATATATCTATTTATTTATCCCTGATGGATTAACTACGGTTGTTCCTCAGGATATTGTGAATATATTCTTCACTCCAACTGAAACCGCAGGAACTGCTAATCTTACTGCTTATGGTTCCTACAGTGACGGAGATGATAATAACCGTATTTCACCTGATACGGCTTTTCCCTTTGACAGAAATGTCCCTGGTCAGATTGTCACATCCGGTGGTGGAGTAACTCCTGGTGGAGATATTAGAGCAGAATCCGGAATTCTCCCCCTTGAATCTTCCAGAGCATTTCCGGTTCAGATAAAAGGAACCACAGGTTGTGCAGGTTATTCTTTCGAGGCTCAGTGGAATTATGAAGATTTAAGCATTAATTCTGTAACATTAAATTCCAGTGCTGCTGGTGTGGGTGTTACAATTGATCACATGCAGAATGGCACATACTGGGGAGAGCCAAAAGCATACTGTACATTAAGCATTGGTAATCTTTCAGGATTTAACAATGACAACTGGGCATCTTTAGTTGATTTTAGTTTCACTCCAAACACGACCCGAATGGGTGATACCTGGTTTAATATCTCTGATGAATCTTGGGATGCCCCGTTATCACATGTGGTTCCAAAGGATAATGTAACAATTTACAATCCTGCAATCTCCGTTGGAAATGGAGTAATTACAATTATTGACACTGAACCTTTGCCGGATTTCGTACCAAGTGTTGATGCTCCACATATTGTAAAAATCAACCGTGATGATATGGTTCATGTAAAAGGACTCTATCTTTATGTGAGTAATCTTGGAACTGCTGATTTCAATTCTTCCGGTGTGGAAGTACCTGTTATAGCAGAACTGGGTAATTTTTCGGAAAAGACAAAGTTTGATAAAATTGTTAAAGTCGGGGACACAGTACAGGTTCTTGGGTTAAATATCGATATGAGTGCAAAAGATTATGGTATTGATCCTGAGACGACAGAACTTCCACAGGATAAAGTCATTAAAGTAACTGTTAATCCTGAACCACGTGTTGTAGAAGAAAAGAATTATCAGAATAATTCTGTAAATCACAGCTTAAGAGTGACTGCACCTGATCTTGCAGCAGAAATTGTTGCACCTGCTAAAACTACTCAGTCGGTTTTAACACCCATAGGAATAAACATCACAAATCTGGGTGAGGTGCCAAGTGTAAATACAACACTTGTATATGAGATTACTAATGGAGAAATAGAGACTATCCAAATCCCGGCTCTGGATCCAAACGGTTCAGTTATGATCTGGAAAAATATGACACTTGTAACAGGAGAATATCTTGTTCAGGCCAATGTAAATCCAAATCATCTGACTGATTATGAGACAACATATTCCAACAACAGGGTAAACAAGACAATTACATCATATGATGTCCCTCAGGTTAAGATCGAAATGCCAAAGGATGTCGTATATATACCAGGTACAGAAGTAAAAATACCGGTGATTGTGAAGAATGTTGATGATCTTGCAGCATTCCAGATGACATTTGCATATGATTCACCTGCCCTTACTGTTAAGGATGTCCAGGCCGGCGAGATTGGAGGGTTTTACAAGAACCTGCTGAATGGTTCGGCAATATTCAACGGGGCACAGGTTTCCGGTCTGACCGGAGATATAACTACTGCAACAATTATTGTTAATGTAAGCGGAAAGAGTGGCGATACATCCAAGCTTAATCTGGATGCAGAATTGTGGGATAATAACGGTCTTGAAATCCCTGTTTCTGTCACAAACGGAAATGCACTTGTAATGTTATATGGTGATGCCAATAACGATGGTAAAGTCAATCAGGCAGATACTCTTAAAGTCCTTAAATGGGTTGTTGGTATAGATGCTGATAATCCAATATCGGGGACAACGAGGTTTACACAGGTTGATGTAACAAGGAATAATTATGTGGATGTTGGTGATGCGATGTTTATCTCCCAGCATAATGTTGGGTTAAGGGATGAATATTTTGACATCATCCTGAAATAA
- a CDS encoding cohesin domain-containing protein, translating into MKLKFKVSVFCILALLLAGVACAGSVISVPAEGPNEDGAMSVTVSGVSGVSGISFLLEYNKDNLAVESASLGSAFSGASLTKNIDNAAGKTKFVIITTSAISVEDASDLVNVKFSVIDPADTVVTINDPEWSDSVDFLPHDFDSVIDGSPEPAATATAAPASSASSSSSGGHISYSPATSATSTQTPTSVATSAPEVTAAATEEPTASAIDVVPAKPAEGTVTPDVTETGGALPEAESTVPASTPGFGIIAALLSVAFAAVVISSRK; encoded by the coding sequence ATGAAATTAAAATTTAAAGTATCTGTCTTCTGCATTCTTGCACTTCTGCTTGCAGGGGTTGCCTGTGCAGGAAGTGTCATCTCGGTTCCGGCTGAAGGGCCAAATGAGGATGGCGCTATGTCAGTAACGGTTTCCGGAGTATCCGGTGTATCGGGCATCTCGTTTCTGCTTGAATACAATAAAGATAATCTTGCTGTTGAGAGCGCATCTTTAGGCAGTGCATTTTCCGGAGCCAGCCTTACCAAAAATATAGATAATGCTGCCGGAAAAACAAAATTTGTGATTATAACAACCAGTGCGATAAGTGTTGAGGATGCCTCTGACCTTGTAAATGTCAAATTCAGTGTCATTGATCCGGCTGACACTGTTGTAACTATTAATGATCCTGAATGGTCTGACAGCGTTGATTTTCTGCCGCATGACTTTGATTCTGTGATAGACGGTTCGCCGGAACCTGCTGCGACTGCAACGGCAGCACCGGCTTCATCAGCTTCTTCATCTTCTTCCGGAGGACATATCAGTTACTCTCCTGCAACATCAGCAACATCTACACAAACCCCAACTTCTGTAGCGACTTCAGCGCCCGAAGTTACGGCGGCTGCAACAGAAGAACCTACAGCTTCCGCTATTGATGTGGTCCCGGCTAAACCGGCAGAAGGAACTGTCACTCCGGATGTAACAGAGACTGGCGGCGCTCTTCCTGAGGCGGAATCCACAGTGCCTGCTTCTACACCGGGATTTGGTATTATTGCAGCTCTTCTTTCAGTTGCTTTTGCTGCTGTGGTGATTTCCTCAAGGAAATAA